One part of the Aspergillus luchuensis IFO 4308 DNA, chromosome 5, nearly complete sequence genome encodes these proteins:
- a CDS encoding uncharacterized protein (COG:S;~EggNog:ENOG410PJF1), translating into MSRTRFVRDDLMIEEDATVNVDYLAHSWTYEEMWATRKHVRQIIQDSLVRCRFENALWRAWLASTRQAIRMPAAFISWDKDNDITWLYGPLKSSRSSSPTPNEARSTQAPRKPSLKRKPSIWEVPEYPSASNDSTNGRSLLGRIWNITIYSVPSIILSSSQDWNKRRKFRVRFEEEVQQCQYSRDDNTLSQYSYNYNHPYFPEEAELYEIHHCP; encoded by the exons ATGTCCCGAACAAGGTTTGTCCGCGATGATCTCATGATCGAAGAGGACGCCACAGTCAATGTTGACTATCTCGCACATTCCTGGACATACGAGGAGATGTGGGCTACTAGAAAACATGTCCGCCAAATAATCCAAGACAGTCTTGTCAGATGTCGGTTCGAGAATGCTCTTTGGAGAGCATGGTTAGCATCGACTCGGCAGGCCATCCGCATGCCAGCGGCGTTTATCTCTTG GGACAAAGATAACGACATTACCTGGCTCTACGGCCCACTGAAGTCTAGTAGAAGCTCCAGTCCAACACCGAACGAAGCACGCTCGACACAAGCCCCCAGAAAACCTTCCCTGAAGCGAAAACCGAGCATATGGGAAGTCCCAGAGTATCCTTCAGCATCTAACGACTCCACAAATGGGAGGTCTCTGCTTGGCCGAATCTGGAACATAACCATTTATTCAGTTCCTAGT ATAATCCTCAGCTCGAGCCAAGACTGGAACAAGCGAAGAAAGTTCCGTGTCCGATTTGAAGAGGAGGTACAGCAATGCCAGTATTCGCGTGACGACAATACATTATCCCAATACAGCTACAACTATAATCATCCTTACTTTCCGGAAGAGGCTGAGCTTTATGAAATCCATCACTGTCCGTAG